The stretch of DNA CCAGCATCTGGAAGGTGTTGACGATCAGGAACGCGCCGACCAGCAGCGAGATCCCCGCGAAGCCCAGCATGATGTACTTCATGAACCCGATGAAGCCCACGCTGTTGCGGCCGTCGGCCTCCTGCTGCGCCCGGGTCTTCACGTCGTAGCCGGCGCCGAGCTTGTCGGCCACCTCGGCCTTGAGCGTGTCGTCGGACGTGCCGGGCTTGGCGTCCAGGTTCACCCCGGTGAACACGCCGCTCTTGCCGAGCAGCTTGGTCTGCGCGGTGGCCGTGTCGAAGTAGAACAGCGACGCGCCGGGGTTGGTGGTCCGGAAGGTCGCGATGCCGCTGACCGCGACCTGGAAGGTGCCGGCGTCGGTGCCGGTCACGATGCGCAGCGGAGACCCGATCACCAGGTGCTTCTTGGCCGCGGTGTCGGCGTCGACGACCACGTCGCCGGGGCCGGCCGGCGGACGGCCGGAGGTCAGGTTCACCGCCGGGTGCGGCGTGACGTACCAGTTGGAGCCGACGGTCGGGCCGCCGGAGGAGTTGGAGATGGCCTTGTCGTCGGCGCCGACCACGGCCAGCCGCTCGGTGCTGACGTCACCGTAGACGGCCTGCACACCGGGCAGGGTCTTGACGCTGTCGAGCACGGACTGCGAGACGGTCTGCTCCGGCGCGCCGGGCAGCGCGTCCTTGTCGGCCTTGGCCGACACCGCGACGTCCGAGGCGGTGGTGGCGAACAGCCGGTCGAAGGTGGTGGTGATGGTCGAGGTGAACATCAGGGTGCCGGTGACGAACGCCACGCTCAGCACCACGGCGACCAGGGACAGCCACAGCCGGCCCTTGTGCGCGAAGAAGTTGCGGCGGGATGCCTTCCACATGATCGTGTCCCCCCGGCCGTCTCAGCGCTGCTGCGCGTCGCCGCGCGGGTCGTGGCCGTGCACAGGGTGGCCGTGGGTGTCGAACTGCCGCATCCGGTCCAGGACCTTGTCGGCGGTCGGCGCGGTCATGTCGTCGACGATCCGGCCGTCGGCCAGGAACAGCACGCGGTCGGCGTAGGCGGCCGCGGACGGGTCGTGGGTCACCATGACGAAGGTCTGGCCCAGCTCGTCCACCGAGCGGCGCAGGAAGCCGAGCACCTCGGCGCCGCTGCGGGAGTCCAGGTTGCCGGTGGGCTCGTCGCCGAAGATGATCTCCGGCTGGCCGGCCAGGGCGCGGGCCACGGCCACGCGCTGCTGCTGGCCGCCGGACAGCTCGCTGGGGCGGTGCTTGAGCCGCGGCGCCAGGCCCACGGTGTCGATGACCCGGTCCAGCCACGCCTTGTTCGGCTTGCGGCCGGCGATGTCCATCGGCAGCGTGATGTTCTCCGCGGCGTTCAGGGTGGGCAGCAGGTTGAACGACTGGAAGATGAACCCGATCCGGTCCCGGCGCAGGTTGGTCAGCTCCTTGTCCTTCATGGCGGTGACCTCGCTGGCCACGCCGTCCCGGCCGTAGATCCAGATCTTGCCCGTGCTGACCGCGTCCAGGCCGGCCAGGCAGTGCATCAGCGTGGACTTGCCGGAGCCGGACGGCCCCATGATCGCGGTGAACCGGCCCCGCTCGATGTCGACGTCGACCCGGTCGAGCGCGACGACCGCGGTCTCCCCCTGGCCGTAGCGCTTGGTCACGGCCTCGGCGCGGGCGGCGGTGCCGACGGTGCGGTGGGTGACCGCGGCCTGTGCTGCCGTTGTCATGATCTTCCCCTCAGGTGGCTTCAGCTTCAGCTAGGTCGGTTGTCGATCGACGTCTTCAAGGCTGCCAGCCGCGGCGGAACCGCCGCCACGGAGCCACCAGGTGTCCGGCGGTGGGGTTAACCCCACCGTCCGCTACCGGCCTGCTCTTAGGGTACGGAAGCCCCGCTGGCCAGGCGCTTGGTTCGTGTTGCGAACAACCTCGGGGACGAGCTATGGTCCGTGACACGAACGATTCAGTTCGCATCACGAACATCTGAGGCGGCGGCCCGGACCGCCGCGAGGGGACGGCTCCCATGCGCAAGAAGGTCGCGATCGTCGGCGGCGGCTACGGCGGGGCGAAGGCCGCCAAGTCCTTGGACGCGGACCTCGATGTGGTCCTCATCGATCCGAAGGACGCCTTCGTGCACAGCGCGGCGGCGTTGCGCGCGCTGGTCCGCCCCGACTGGGCGGAGAACATCTTCTTCCCGTACGACACCTTGCTGAAGAACGGCACCGTGGTCCGCGACCGGGCGGTGGAGGTGGACGCGCACGGCGTACACCTCGCCTCCGGCGGCCGGGTCGACGCCGACTACGTGGTGCTCGCCTCGGGCTCTTCCTATGCCTTCCCGGCGAAGATGCACACCGACGTCGCCGATGAGGCTTTGGTCGCACTGCGCCAGGCGCACAAGGAACTGGCCGACGCCGGCCGGGTCCTGATCCTCGGCGCCGGGCCGGTCGGCCTGGAGCTGGCCGGGGAGATCGCCACGACCTGGCCGGACAAGCGGGTGACGATCGTCGACCCGTCGGCCGACCTGCTGCCCGGCTTCATGCCCGAGCTGGTCGCCGACCTGCGCGGCCAGCTCGACGAGCTGGGGATCGAGCTGCGGCTGGGCAGTGCCCTGGCGGCCGGGCCGACGGTCGCGCCGGGTGTCGTCGGCGAGTTCACCGTCACCGATGAAGACGGCTCGCGACTCACCGCGGACATCTGGTTCCGCGCGCACGGCTCCCGGATCCACACCGATTTCCTGGACGGCGCGGTCCCCCGCAACGAGCGGGGGCAGGTGAAGGTCACCGAGCGGCTGAGCGTCGAAGGCCACGACACCCTCTACGCCCTCGGCGACATCACCGACCTGCCGGAGACCAAGATGGCCGGCTTCGCGCTGCGGCACGCCGAGGTCGTGGCGGCGAACATCATCGCGCACGCGCGCGGCGAGGAGCCGGCGGCCGTCTACACCCCCCTGCCGATCAAGGTCGGGCTGCTGCCGCTGGGCCCGACCGGCGGCGTCGGGCAGTTCCCCAATGAGCAGGGGGCACCGTTCCAGGTGCCGACGGAGACCGTGGTGCAGATGAAGGGCTCGGAGATGATGCTCGGGCACTTCCGGGAGCTGTTCAACCTCTGATCAGGCGCCTTTGCGCAGCTGCCGGGCCACGAGGCCGGCCGGGATGGCCGCGAGCCAGATCATCAGCCCGGCGGGGGCCGAGACGGCGAACGCGACCAAGATCGCGACTACCGCGATCACCGTCGCCGTGCCGAAGTCCCAGAGCATGGCCCGGGCCAGGCGGTCGGAGATGACCCGGGCCTGCAGCCGCTCGTCGCGGCGGACGGCGAGGAAGAGCGCGAGCATCAGCACGTTGAGGACGCCCATCGTGACCGCGTAGTAGACGATGGCCAGCGGTTCGTTCCCGCCGTACTCCGACAGCAACGCGGTCGGGAACGGCAGCAGCGCCACCACCCCGAGCAGCGCCAGAGTCAGGCGCACCACGGCGGCGTCGGTCCGCTGGACCAGCCGGAAGATCCGGCGGTGGTCGCGCCAGCGGTCGGCGGTGATGGCGAACGTCAGCGCGTAGGCGCCGATCTCGGACCAGGTGTCGTGCAGGGCCTTGGTGAACTGCGCGTGGTTCAGTCCGGAGGGTACTGAGACGTTCAGGACGAGCAGGGTCATCGCGATCGCGAAGATCCCGTCGGACAGGGCGATCAGCCGATCCGGGCTGTCGTCGAGCCCATCGGTGTCCGGACCGCCGTCCGGGGTGTCCTCCGGGCTGTCATCCTGGGCGGAGGCCTCCGGCGGGCTGTCGGGCACGGCACTCACCCTATCGTCGCGCCGGTCCGGTCCATCGCCGGACGCGGCGCGTCAGTCGTGCTTCTCGCAGGTGAAGTCGTCCCCGAACACGACAGGCACCTGATTCGCCATGACCAGACGGCCGAGCAATTCCGCCAGCTGTGCCTGTTCCTCGCCGGAGAGCATGACCGGCAGCTCGGCGACGCGCTGCACGGTCTCGTCGTAGAACTCCTCGGCGAGCCTCTCGCCCTCCTCGGTGAGGAAGACGCGGACCGCGCGGCCGTCGGCGCTGTCCGCCTCGCGCCGGACCAGGCCGCGGCGCAGCGAGCGGTCCACCAGGCCGGTGAGGCTGGATTTGGCCAGACCGAGGATGCGGACCAGTTCGCCCATGCCGAAGCCCTCTTCGGGCTTGCCCATCAGGACGCAGAGCAACTGGCCCTGCTGCGAGGTGAGCTGGTGCTTGCGAGCCGTCTGCTCGTAGGTGGCGTCGACCAGGAAGGCCGAGCGGACAAGCGCCGTGACGATGCTCATCTCGGCTTCCGGTTCGCGCACCATCGGGGCTCCCACATAAACGTCGAGGCCCCTCAGATATCTGAGGGGCCTCGTTGGTAGCGGGGACAGGATTTGAACCTGCGACCTCTGGGTTATGAGCCCAGCGAGCTACCGAGCTGCTCCACCCCGCGCCGTTTTGCTTCTCCTCTACTGTAACACCTCTTCGCTACCGACTGGCGCGATATTCGCGTGGGCACCACCACACCCGCGGCGCCGGATATGGCGACGGGCCCTATTGCCATGGCATTCTGTCGCGGGGAACCTGGCAGGATGCGACAGAGCGTGGAGATCCAGTTCCCCTCAGGTGCCGGTTCGTATGCGGTGACCCACTGGTCGGGACCCGGAGAGACGGATCAGGCACCTACTGTGATCGCCGCGCACGGCATCACCGCCAACAGCCTGGCCTTCGCGCCGTTGGCCGAGGCGCTGCCGGAGGTCGACCTCATCGCACCGGACCTGCGCGGTCGCGGGCGCTCCCGCGAAGTCGGCGGCCCGTACTCGATCGCCGCTCACGCGGACGACCTGGTCCGCACCCTCGACGAGTTCGGGGTGGAGCGCGCGACCATGCTGGGCCATTCGATGGGCGGATGGGTGGCCGCGACCGCTGCGGTCCGGCACCCGGACCGGTTCACCGGGGTGGTGCTGGTCGACGGCGGCCTGGGTTTCCCTCTGCCCGAGGGCACCGATCTGGACCAGCTGCTCGACGGACTGCTCGGCCCGGCGATGGCCAAGCTGCGCACGGTCTACGCCAGCCGGGAGGAATTCCTTGCGCCATGGCGCACGCATCCGTCCTTCCAGGACGGCGGATACACCCCCGAGGTCGAGGCCTACCAGCTGCGCGACATCATCGGCACCGAGCCGGAGATCCGCTCGGCGTGCATCCTGGAGGCGGTGCGGGGCGACGCGGCGGACCAGCTGCGGAATCCTGAGGTGGTCGGCGCGATCCGCCGGCTGCCGAGGCCGGCGACGTTCCTGTACGCCGAACGGGGTCTGCTGAACGAGCCCGTCGGGCTCTACTCCCCCGAGGTCGTGGCCGCGGCCGAGCTCCCCGGAGCCGGGGTCGGCGTGCGTTTCGTACCCGGCACCAACCACTATTCGATCTTGCTCGGCGACCGCGGGATCACCGCGGTCGCCGAGGCGGTCAGGGCGCTGCTGTAGGCAGGCGCCCCGATCTCGACCGGACGGGCCGGGCGCGGGTTCGAACCCGCGCCCGGTGCGGACGCCCTCAGCGCACCTGCCCCCGATCGAAGTACTCGACCAGCTCCGGATCCAGCGGCGGGATCTCCAGCGGCGTGCCGCCGTCGCGCAGCGAGAGCGTGGCCATGTAGCCGGCGGCCACGCTCATCCGCGCCGCGACCGGCGAGGTGTCGGTGGCCCCGCCGTCGCGGACGAAGCGGGCGAACTCGGCCATGATCGCGCCGTCCGCGCCGCCGTGGCTGCCGGCCGCGTCCGGGACGCGGTAGGCGATGTCGGCGTCACCGCGGTAGCCGGTCGGGCCGGTGTTCCAGACCTTCACCACGTCGCCGGGGCCGTCGCCGAAGTTCTCCAGCCGGCCCTCGGTGCCGATCACCGTGTAGTTGCGGAAGTAGTCCGGCGCGAAGTGGCACTGCTGGTAGGCCGCGATGACGCCGTTGTCCAGCGTCATGTTCATCACCGAGACGTCCTCGACCTCGATCCGGTGGTTCAGGTCGCGGCGGGCCGTCGGCGGCCAGTCGAACTCCTTGAGCCACCCGGCCGGCCGTGGCGTCCCCTCCGCGCGCCGCGGCAGGTCTCCGTAGACCATCAGGTCTCCGAAGGCGCTGACCCGCTTGGTGAATCCCCCGGCCAGCCAGTGCACGACGTCCAGGTCGTGCGCCGCCTTCTGCAGCAGCAGGCCGGTGGTGCGGTCCCGCTCGGCGTGCCAGTCCTTGAAGTAGTAGTCGCCGCCGTAGGACACGAAGTGCCGGACCCACACGGTCTTCGGCTCGCCGATGTCGCCGCGCGCGATGACGTCGCGCATCGTCCGGACCACGCCCATGTGCCGCATGTTGTGGCCGACGTAGAGCCGGGTCCCGGTCTCGTACGCGGCGCGCAGGATGGCGTCCGAGCTCTCGATGGTGATGGCCATCGGCTTCTCGAGGTAGACCGCCTTGCCCGCGTGCAGGCACTCGACGGCTATCGTCTCGTGCGTGTCGTCCGGCGTCATGATGATGACGGCGTCGATGTCGGAGCGCGTCAGCAGTTTGCGGTAGTCGTCGACGGTCTCCGTCACCCCGACCCGCTCCGTCGCCTTGGCCAGCGCGGCGGGATCGGTGTCGCACAGGACGGCGACCTCGAAGCCGCGGTCCGGCTGGTGTGCGGCGACGGCCAACGAGGTGCGCAGGCCCAGGCCGATCACACCGAAGCGCAGGTTGCTCACAGCAGAGTGTGCCTTTCTGAAAAGTCTTACTTGGTGCCGGTGAGGGCGATGCCCTCGGTGATGCGGCGCTGCGCGGCCAGGAACAGCAGGATCATCGGCAGGCTGGCCAGCAGCGAGCCGGCCATCAGCAGCGGGTACTCGGTGAGGTGCTCACCCTGGAGCGTGGACAGGCCGACGGTGAGCGGCATCTTGGAGTCGTCGTTCACCACGACCAGCGGCCACAGCAGGTCGTTCCAGGACCACAGCACCGTGAGCACGCCCATGGAGATCAGCCCGGGCTTGGCCAGCGGCAGCATCACCGACCAGAAGATCCGGAAGGTGCCGGCACCGTCCAGGCGCGCCGCCTCCTCGACCTCGTTCGGCAGCGACATGAAGAACTGCCGCAGCATGAACGTGCCGAAGGCGCTGAACAGACCCGGCAGGACCACGCCGGACAGCGTGTTGAGCAGGCCCAGGTTCTGCACCAGCTGGTACTGCGGGAGCAGGTAGACCTGGCTGGGGACCATCAGGACCGCGAGCATCACCAGGAACAGGGCATTGCGGCCCGGGAAGCGCAGCCGTGCGAAGGCATAGGCGGCCATCGAGCAGAACAGCACCTGCGCCACGACCCGCACGACGGTCTGCAGCACCGAGTTCAGGAACTGCTGGGCGAACTTGGTGTCGTGGAAGACCTGGCTGTAGTTCGACCACTGCCACGAGGGCAGGAAGTGCGGAGGCACGCTGGTGGCCTCGCCGGTGGTCTGCAACGAGGTGATGAGCTGCCACAGGAAGGGCGCGATCATCGCCGCCGCGCCGACGGCCAGGATCACGTGGATCGGCCACAACCGCTGCCTGCTACCCATAGTGGACCCACCTCTTCTGCAGCCGGAACTGGAGCGCGGTCAGCACCAGCAGCACCAGCGTGAGCACCACGGCGATGGCGGCGGCCAGGCCCTGGTTGCCGGTGACGAAGGCGTCCTCGTAGAAGAGGTAGGCGATCGTCTTGCTGCCGGCCAGCGCCGGGTTGGACTTGCCGAGCATCAGCAGCACCATGTCGAACATCTGCAGGCCGCCGATCACCGACAGCACCGAGACGAAGAAGATGCTGGGGCTCAGCAGGGGCAGCGTGATCGAGAAGAACTGCTTGATCCGGCCGGCGCCGTCGAGCGAGGACGCCTCGTAGTACTGCCGCGGGATGTTCTTCAGCCCGGCGGCGAAGATGATCATGTTGTAGCCGAGCGAGCTCCAGATGCCCACCAGGCCCATGGCCCAGATTGTGTACCGGTCGTCGGACACCCAGTGCGGGCCGTGGATCCCGATCAGCGACAGCAGGTAGTTGATGAGGCCGTAGTCGCCGTTGTAGAGCCAGCGCCAGATCATCGCGACCGCGGCCGGCATGGTGACCACCGGGATGAAGTACAGGACCCGGTACAGGCTCGCGTACTTGCCGCTCACCTGGTTCATCAGCGCGGCGAAGACGATCGACAGCGGGATGCCGGCCAGGACGATCAGCGAGTACTTGACCGTGTTCCAGGCCGCGCGCGGCAGCTGCGGATCGGACATGAACGAGCTGTAGTTCTGGAAGCCGACCCACTGCTGGCCGCCGAAGACGCCCCACGAGGTGAAGCTGAAGTAGGCGGACTGGAAGATCGGCCACAGGTAGAAGATCACCAGGCCCAGGAACAGCGGCGCGATCATCGCGTAGCCCCAGGCCCATTCCTTCATGTGCGCCTTGGAGAAGCGGGGGCGCCGGCCGGCGACCGGCCGGGGGGCCGGCCCGCGCTCCGGGCCGGCCCCCCGCGCCGCCTTGCCGGCGGCGACGGAGGGGGATTCGGTGGCTGACACCCGGTTACTCCTTGGCCAGTTCGGCGTTCATCTGGTCCGCTATCTGCTTGACGCCGGTCTGCAGATCGAGCTTGCCGCCCCAGATCTGGTCCAGCGTGGCCTGCATGGGCGTGGTCCAGGCCGCGGTGTTCTTCGACACCGGGTAGGGCACGGAGACGTCCAGCTGGTCGATGAAGGACTGCAGGTGGTACTGCGGGGTCGAGGCCACCCAGGTCGCGGACAGGCCGTTGTAGGCCGGGATCACGGTGCCGGTCTTGGCCTGGATCTCGTTGGCGTCCTTGCCGCCGAGGTACTGCACGAACTCCCAGGCCGCCTGCGGGTGCTTGGTCTTGGCGTAGATGACGTTCGCCAGGCCGTTGATGACTGTGCCCTTCTTGCCGTCCGGGCCGGCCGGCAGCGGCGCGACGTCGGCGTCCAGGCCGGCCGCCGCCTTGTACTCGGGCATGTCGTAGTCGCCGTCGGCGAACATCGCCACCTTGCCGGAGGCGAACAGCTGGTCCGGCTGGGTGTCGGTCATCTGCTGCGCGGTCGGGGAGACGTGGTACTTGGTGATGAAGTCCAGCGCGTACTGCAGGCCGGCGATGCTCTTGGGGTCGTCGAACCCGGACTTCTTGTGGTCCGGGGTGATGGCCTGGCCGCCGGCCTGGAGCATGGTGTTGTACAGGTTCTCCTGCGTCCAGTCCGGGGAGGCGATGCCCCACACGCCCTTGCCCGGGTCGTTCAGCTTCTGGGCCGCGCTGATCACGTCCTGCCAGGTCCAGCTGGCGGTCGGGTATTTCACCCCGGCGGCGTCGAAAAGCTTCTTGTTGTACCAGAGGCCGACGGTGTCGAAGTCCTTCGGCATGCCGTACTGCTTGCCGTCCAGGGTGTAGACGTCGTTCAGCGACTTCGGGAACGGGGTGTTGTCGAAGCCGGGCTTGTCCGACAGCGACAGCAGCTGCTTCTGGCCGGCGTACAGGCCGATGCGGGTGGTGCTCATCCAGAAGACGTCCGGGGCGGTGCCGGAGGCGGCCGCGGTCTGGAGCTTGGTCCAGTAGTCGGCGTTCGGCGTCAGCTGGATGTTGATCGTGATGTTCGGGTGCAGGGCGTGGAACGCGTCGGCGATCTCCTGCATCGCGGGCTTCTGCTTCGGGTCCCAGATGCCGTAGGTCAGGGTGACCGGAC from Catenulispora sp. GP43 encodes:
- a CDS encoding ABC transporter ATP-binding protein, translated to MTTAAQAAVTHRTVGTAARAEAVTKRYGQGETAVVALDRVDVDIERGRFTAIMGPSGSGKSTLMHCLAGLDAVSTGKIWIYGRDGVASEVTAMKDKELTNLRRDRIGFIFQSFNLLPTLNAAENITLPMDIAGRKPNKAWLDRVIDTVGLAPRLKHRPSELSGGQQQRVAVARALAGQPEIIFGDEPTGNLDSRSGAEVLGFLRRSVDELGQTFVMVTHDPSAAAYADRVLFLADGRIVDDMTAPTADKVLDRMRQFDTHGHPVHGHDPRGDAQQR
- a CDS encoding NAD(P)/FAD-dependent oxidoreductase, yielding MRKKVAIVGGGYGGAKAAKSLDADLDVVLIDPKDAFVHSAAALRALVRPDWAENIFFPYDTLLKNGTVVRDRAVEVDAHGVHLASGGRVDADYVVLASGSSYAFPAKMHTDVADEALVALRQAHKELADAGRVLILGAGPVGLELAGEIATTWPDKRVTIVDPSADLLPGFMPELVADLRGQLDELGIELRLGSALAAGPTVAPGVVGEFTVTDEDGSRLTADIWFRAHGSRIHTDFLDGAVPRNERGQVKVTERLSVEGHDTLYALGDITDLPETKMAGFALRHAEVVAANIIAHARGEEPAAVYTPLPIKVGLLPLGPTGGVGQFPNEQGAPFQVPTETVVQMKGSEMMLGHFRELFNL
- a CDS encoding TMEM175 family protein, producing MPDSPPEASAQDDSPEDTPDGGPDTDGLDDSPDRLIALSDGIFAIAMTLLVLNVSVPSGLNHAQFTKALHDTWSEIGAYALTFAITADRWRDHRRIFRLVQRTDAAVVRLTLALLGVVALLPFPTALLSEYGGNEPLAIVYYAVTMGVLNVLMLALFLAVRRDERLQARVISDRLARAMLWDFGTATVIAVVAILVAFAVSAPAGLMIWLAAIPAGLVARQLRKGA
- a CDS encoding MarR family winged helix-turn-helix transcriptional regulator is translated as MVREPEAEMSIVTALVRSAFLVDATYEQTARKHQLTSQQGQLLCVLMGKPEEGFGMGELVRILGLAKSSLTGLVDRSLRRGLVRREADSADGRAVRVFLTEEGERLAEEFYDETVQRVAELPVMLSGEEQAQLAELLGRLVMANQVPVVFGDDFTCEKHD
- a CDS encoding alpha/beta fold hydrolase, encoding MRQSVEIQFPSGAGSYAVTHWSGPGETDQAPTVIAAHGITANSLAFAPLAEALPEVDLIAPDLRGRGRSREVGGPYSIAAHADDLVRTLDEFGVERATMLGHSMGGWVAATAAVRHPDRFTGVVLVDGGLGFPLPEGTDLDQLLDGLLGPAMAKLRTVYASREEFLAPWRTHPSFQDGGYTPEVEAYQLRDIIGTEPEIRSACILEAVRGDAADQLRNPEVVGAIRRLPRPATFLYAERGLLNEPVGLYSPEVVAAAELPGAGVGVRFVPGTNHYSILLGDRGITAVAEAVRALL
- a CDS encoding Gfo/Idh/MocA family protein; this translates as MSNLRFGVIGLGLRTSLAVAAHQPDRGFEVAVLCDTDPAALAKATERVGVTETVDDYRKLLTRSDIDAVIIMTPDDTHETIAVECLHAGKAVYLEKPMAITIESSDAILRAAYETGTRLYVGHNMRHMGVVRTMRDVIARGDIGEPKTVWVRHFVSYGGDYYFKDWHAERDRTTGLLLQKAAHDLDVVHWLAGGFTKRVSAFGDLMVYGDLPRRAEGTPRPAGWLKEFDWPPTARRDLNHRIEVEDVSVMNMTLDNGVIAAYQQCHFAPDYFRNYTVIGTEGRLENFGDGPGDVVKVWNTGPTGYRGDADIAYRVPDAAGSHGGADGAIMAEFARFVRDGGATDTSPVAARMSVAAGYMATLSLRDGGTPLEIPPLDPELVEYFDRGQVR
- a CDS encoding carbohydrate ABC transporter permease; the encoded protein is MGSRQRLWPIHVILAVGAAAMIAPFLWQLITSLQTTGEATSVPPHFLPSWQWSNYSQVFHDTKFAQQFLNSVLQTVVRVVAQVLFCSMAAYAFARLRFPGRNALFLVMLAVLMVPSQVYLLPQYQLVQNLGLLNTLSGVVLPGLFSAFGTFMLRQFFMSLPNEVEEAARLDGAGTFRIFWSVMLPLAKPGLISMGVLTVLWSWNDLLWPLVVVNDDSKMPLTVGLSTLQGEHLTEYPLLMAGSLLASLPMILLFLAAQRRITEGIALTGTK
- a CDS encoding carbohydrate ABC transporter permease, translated to MSATESPSVAAGKAARGAGPERGPAPRPVAGRRPRFSKAHMKEWAWGYAMIAPLFLGLVIFYLWPIFQSAYFSFTSWGVFGGQQWVGFQNYSSFMSDPQLPRAAWNTVKYSLIVLAGIPLSIVFAALMNQVSGKYASLYRVLYFIPVVTMPAAVAMIWRWLYNGDYGLINYLLSLIGIHGPHWVSDDRYTIWAMGLVGIWSSLGYNMIIFAAGLKNIPRQYYEASSLDGAGRIKQFFSITLPLLSPSIFFVSVLSVIGGLQMFDMVLLMLGKSNPALAGSKTIAYLFYEDAFVTGNQGLAAAIAVVLTLVLLVLTALQFRLQKRWVHYG
- a CDS encoding sugar ABC transporter substrate-binding protein; its protein translation is MFRKALVLAVGGALALAATGCSSSKSSSSGQADAGPVTLTYGIWDPKQKPAMQEIADAFHALHPNITINIQLTPNADYWTKLQTAAASGTAPDVFWMSTTRIGLYAGQKQLLSLSDKPGFDNTPFPKSLNDVYTLDGKQYGMPKDFDTVGLWYNKKLFDAAGVKYPTASWTWQDVISAAQKLNDPGKGVWGIASPDWTQENLYNTMLQAGGQAITPDHKKSGFDDPKSIAGLQYALDFITKYHVSPTAQQMTDTQPDQLFASGKVAMFADGDYDMPEYKAAAGLDADVAPLPAGPDGKKGTVINGLANVIYAKTKHPQAAWEFVQYLGGKDANEIQAKTGTVIPAYNGLSATWVASTPQYHLQSFIDQLDVSVPYPVSKNTAAWTTPMQATLDQIWGGKLDLQTGVKQIADQMNAELAKE